The following coding sequences are from one Nitrospira sp. CR1.1 window:
- a CDS encoding SpoIID/LytB domain-containing protein, with amino-acid sequence MALSPLIPHRVVNLVGVGVMALLVLVCAQSASAESVRVLLVQEAPSVDVRSDGPLALVMETGDTRTLHGPIHLTARADGLHVDGRRLTGGHVLIRSLRNSLTLVVGKDGGAAGAPLPLSGIVRVSRKGHAVSVVNQVDLEEYVKGVVPSEVSSAWHPEMLKVQAVAARTYALYNKMLSAARDYDVMATIQDQVYRGRTGVDHRVEDAVESTRGIVVTHQQAPIYAAFSSTAAGPTEDAVNVWANKDLPYLKGVECPFDLESPYYQWKASVKIEQLEKNLRHQGFTVGTIATITPIAYSRAGRVARLRILHSGGETLLRGEDLRKAAGYTVIPSTQFEVESIGAEVVFAGYGAGHAVGLCQWGAKELAELGYSYNSILQYYYPGTELRNSALSQLMMPVVPTP; translated from the coding sequence ATGGCTCTTTCGCCGCTGATTCCACATCGCGTTGTCAATTTGGTTGGAGTGGGAGTCATGGCGCTCCTGGTTCTCGTCTGCGCGCAATCCGCTTCAGCCGAATCCGTTCGTGTCTTACTTGTACAGGAAGCGCCGTCCGTAGACGTGCGCTCCGATGGTCCACTGGCTCTTGTGATGGAGACAGGCGACACCAGGACGCTGCATGGCCCCATCCATCTTACGGCGCGTGCGGACGGATTGCATGTCGACGGCCGACGTCTCACGGGCGGACATGTGCTCATCCGCTCCCTCCGGAACAGTCTGACCTTGGTCGTGGGGAAAGACGGAGGAGCTGCGGGGGCACCGCTTCCTCTCAGCGGCATCGTGCGGGTGTCGCGCAAAGGACATGCGGTCTCCGTCGTCAACCAGGTGGATTTGGAGGAGTATGTGAAGGGAGTCGTGCCCTCTGAAGTCAGTTCAGCCTGGCATCCGGAGATGCTGAAGGTGCAGGCGGTGGCGGCGCGGACATACGCGCTGTATAACAAAATGCTGAGCGCCGCGCGGGACTATGACGTCATGGCCACCATTCAAGATCAGGTCTATCGGGGCCGTACCGGGGTCGATCATCGAGTTGAGGATGCCGTCGAATCCACCAGGGGCATTGTGGTCACGCATCAGCAGGCGCCGATCTATGCCGCCTTCTCCTCCACTGCCGCAGGGCCGACGGAAGATGCGGTGAATGTGTGGGCCAATAAAGACCTCCCTTACCTCAAGGGTGTCGAATGTCCTTTCGATCTCGAGTCGCCGTATTATCAATGGAAGGCCAGTGTGAAGATCGAACAGCTCGAGAAGAATCTACGGCACCAGGGATTCACAGTCGGCACCATCGCCACGATTACGCCGATCGCGTACAGTCGCGCCGGGCGGGTCGCCCGCTTACGGATTCTGCATTCCGGAGGCGAAACGCTGTTGCGGGGAGAAGACCTCCGCAAAGCGGCGGGATATACCGTCATCCCGAGTACGCAATTCGAGGTCGAATCGATCGGCGCCGAGGTGGTGTTCGCCGGGTACGGCGCAGGCCATGCGGTGGGATTGTGCCAGTGGGGCGCCAAAGAACTGGCTGAACTGGGCTATTCGTACAACAGTATTCTGCAGTATTACTATCCTGGAACCGAATTACGTAACTCGGCGTTATCGCAATTGATGATGCCGGTCGTCCCAACCCCCTGA
- the mreC gene encoding rod shape-determining protein MreC → MAISRSTYGTRRLAIVLFACLLIALFLLPSQSQRLLQYVGGPLGQVLGLPLAAFSSVDRGIADMWNGYVALQSVHEENRQLLRDIELLKGQNNQLRESVTAVQRYETLLSFKQQSPSQTLAAQVIGRDATNWYRGMILNKGESDGVRTEMGVVTPAGVVGRVVKTNSTSSVVLLVTDPNNAIAGVVQRTRDEGIVEGTSHGRARLKYIPLLSSVQAGDRVVTSGLTGAFPRGLAIGSLIQVEKSEGDLFQSAEIEPEVDLSKLDEVLIITAPYEDADAAQTLLQAIHGDRKKP, encoded by the coding sequence ATGGCTATATCGCGCTCAACATACGGCACCCGGCGTCTCGCCATCGTGCTTTTTGCCTGCCTGCTCATTGCTCTCTTTCTGCTTCCGAGTCAAAGCCAGAGGTTGCTGCAGTACGTCGGTGGACCGCTCGGGCAGGTCCTCGGTCTTCCGCTCGCCGCATTTTCCTCAGTGGATCGTGGCATTGCCGACATGTGGAACGGATATGTCGCCTTGCAGAGCGTGCATGAGGAAAACCGCCAGCTTCTTCGCGACATCGAACTCCTCAAGGGGCAGAATAATCAGCTGCGGGAATCGGTGACGGCCGTGCAACGGTATGAGACCTTGCTGAGCTTTAAGCAGCAATCACCGTCCCAAACTCTGGCGGCGCAAGTCATCGGCCGTGATGCCACAAATTGGTACCGCGGGATGATTCTCAATAAAGGCGAGAGCGATGGGGTGAGAACCGAAATGGGCGTGGTCACCCCGGCCGGTGTTGTTGGCCGGGTGGTGAAAACCAATTCGACCTCGTCGGTGGTGCTGTTAGTCACAGACCCGAACAATGCGATTGCCGGTGTCGTGCAACGGACCCGTGATGAAGGGATTGTCGAAGGCACCAGCCACGGCCGGGCGCGACTCAAATACATCCCGTTGTTATCCAGCGTGCAGGCCGGCGATCGCGTGGTCACGTCGGGCCTGACCGGGGCGTTTCCGCGGGGCCTGGCTATCGGAAGCTTGATTCAGGTCGAAAAATCGGAAGGGGATCTCTTTCAGTCTGCGGAAATCGAGCCGGAGGTGGATCTCTCGAAGCTGGACGAGGTGCTGATCATCACCGCTCCCTATGAGGATGCCGACGCCGCGCAGACACTGCTCCAGGCCATTCATGGAGATCGAAAGAAACCATGA
- the leuB gene encoding 3-isopropylmalate dehydrogenase, giving the protein MKAKIAVLAGDGVGREIVPEAVKVLKTVAERFGHSFEFQAADVGGHAIDKVGVPLPAETLALAKHSDAVLLGAVGGPKWEGLDYSIRPERALLGLREQLGLYANLRPAKLYPMLADASTLRREVIEGIDMLVIRELTGGIYFGKPKGVEKMPGGGERGFNTEVYTTEEIRRIAVVAFESARKRRKKVMSVDKANVLESSELWRRVVTDVHKAYADVALSHIYVDNCAMQLVRNPRQFDVLLCNNIFGDILSDEAAMLTGSIGMLPSASVGAKVGLFEPIHGSAPDIAGKNIANPIATIASGAMMLSYAFQLDKEAAVIEQAIVKTLELGFRTKDIHAEGMRLVGTTEMGDAIVQNLPA; this is encoded by the coding sequence GTGAAAGCGAAAATTGCAGTCCTGGCCGGAGATGGAGTCGGCCGTGAAATTGTCCCCGAAGCGGTCAAGGTCTTAAAGACGGTGGCGGAGCGATTCGGGCACAGCTTTGAATTCCAGGCCGCGGATGTGGGCGGCCATGCCATCGATAAGGTCGGGGTCCCGCTTCCTGCAGAGACGCTCGCTCTCGCGAAGCACAGCGATGCCGTATTGTTGGGCGCGGTCGGCGGACCGAAATGGGAAGGTCTGGACTACAGCATTCGCCCTGAGCGGGCCTTGCTCGGCCTCCGCGAGCAGCTGGGGCTGTATGCAAATTTACGCCCGGCGAAACTCTATCCCATGCTCGCCGATGCCTCCACCTTGCGGCGGGAGGTGATCGAGGGAATCGATATGCTCGTCATCCGCGAACTGACCGGTGGCATTTATTTCGGGAAACCGAAGGGGGTGGAAAAAATGCCCGGCGGTGGAGAGCGCGGGTTTAATACGGAGGTCTATACGACCGAAGAAATTCGCCGCATTGCGGTGGTCGCGTTCGAATCGGCGCGCAAGCGCCGCAAGAAGGTGATGTCGGTCGACAAGGCCAATGTGCTGGAGTCTTCCGAATTGTGGCGGCGGGTCGTGACGGACGTTCACAAAGCCTATGCCGACGTGGCTTTGAGCCACATCTATGTCGACAATTGCGCCATGCAGTTGGTGCGCAATCCGCGTCAATTCGATGTACTGTTATGTAACAATATCTTCGGCGATATCTTGAGCGACGAGGCTGCGATGCTCACCGGATCGATCGGCATGTTGCCCTCCGCCAGCGTCGGCGCCAAGGTCGGGCTCTTTGAGCCGATTCATGGCAGCGCGCCGGATATCGCCGGAAAGAATATCGCCAATCCGATTGCAACCATTGCCTCCGGCGCCATGATGTTGTCCTACGCGTTTCAGTTGGACAAGGAAGCGGCAGTCATTGAACAGGCGATTGTGAAGACCCTTGAACTGGGATTCCGCACCAAAGACATTCATGCCGAAGGCATGCGGTTGGTCGGAACGACCGAGATGGGCGATGCAATCGTGCAGAACCTTCCTGCGTAG
- a CDS encoding aspartate-semialdehyde dehydrogenase, with translation MLKKKQAYTVAVLGATGAVGKESLEILEERNFPVETLRLFSSKRSAGEVLSCQGKEYKVEELTEASSFAGVDIALISATDAISRDYGARLGAAGVVVIDDSAVFRMDPSVPLVVPEVNAAALQSMKRGIVAIPNCTTTPLVMALKPLRDVAGIKRVVVTTFQSVSGTGSAAMDELVDQTKALISFQDVKVQVYPYQIAFNLLPQVGSFGDGGDCSEEVKIVQETRKILDMPALRVTATTVRVPVLRCHSEAINVELERPLKANDARAAIAEMPGVIVYDDPLKKLYPMPFDVSGKDEVYVGRVRVDESITNGLNLWVVSDNLRKGAALNAVQIAECLIQ, from the coding sequence ATGTTGAAGAAGAAGCAGGCGTATACAGTGGCGGTGCTGGGGGCGACCGGAGCCGTCGGGAAAGAAAGTCTCGAGATTTTGGAAGAGCGCAATTTTCCGGTCGAGACGCTTCGGCTCTTTTCCTCGAAGCGTTCAGCCGGCGAAGTGCTCTCGTGCCAGGGCAAAGAGTACAAGGTGGAGGAACTGACGGAGGCTTCTTCCTTTGCCGGAGTGGACATTGCGTTGATCTCCGCCACCGACGCCATTAGCCGCGACTACGGCGCGCGATTGGGCGCGGCTGGTGTGGTCGTGATCGATGATAGCGCAGTGTTTCGGATGGATCCGAGCGTCCCGCTCGTGGTCCCGGAAGTGAATGCTGCGGCGCTGCAGTCCATGAAGCGGGGCATCGTGGCCATTCCGAACTGCACGACGACTCCGCTGGTGATGGCGCTCAAGCCGCTTCGCGATGTCGCCGGCATCAAACGGGTCGTGGTGACCACCTTTCAGTCGGTGTCCGGCACCGGGTCGGCCGCCATGGATGAATTGGTGGACCAGACCAAGGCACTCATTTCGTTTCAGGATGTGAAGGTGCAGGTCTACCCGTATCAAATCGCCTTTAATCTCTTACCGCAGGTCGGGTCGTTCGGGGACGGTGGTGACTGTTCGGAAGAGGTCAAGATTGTTCAGGAGACACGGAAGATTCTGGACATGCCCGCGCTTCGAGTGACCGCGACCACCGTGCGTGTCCCGGTGCTGCGCTGCCATTCCGAAGCGATCAACGTGGAACTCGAGCGCCCGCTGAAGGCCAATGACGCGAGAGCCGCGATCGCAGAGATGCCCGGCGTCATCGTCTATGACGATCCGCTGAAGAAGCTCTATCCGATGCCGTTTGATGTGTCCGGCAAGGACGAGGTGTACGTCGGACGGGTGCGGGTTGATGAGTCGATCACCAATGGATTGAATCTCTGGGTCGTGAGCGACAATCTTCGGAAGGGCGCCGCGCTGAATGCCGTTCAAATTGCCGAATGTTTGATACAATAA
- a CDS encoding cupin domain-containing protein: MFGMHLKQCPEFLAGDHTRLRELLHPAKAELKLGYSLAHGLLDPGKQSLWHRLKSSEVYYFIAGRGVMKVEDASMAVEAGTVIYVPPGAKQSLVNTGTDPIEFLCLVDPAWKAEDEAVVE, translated from the coding sequence ATGTTCGGCATGCATCTGAAGCAATGCCCTGAATTTTTAGCCGGGGATCACACGCGGTTACGGGAACTGCTGCACCCGGCCAAGGCCGAGCTGAAGTTAGGCTATAGCCTGGCCCATGGACTGCTTGATCCGGGCAAGCAATCGCTCTGGCATCGACTGAAATCGTCCGAGGTGTACTACTTCATCGCCGGGCGCGGCGTGATGAAGGTGGAAGACGCCTCCATGGCGGTTGAGGCAGGCACGGTGATCTATGTGCCGCCGGGCGCCAAGCAGTCGCTGGTCAATACCGGAACGGATCCCATTGAGTTTCTCTGCCTGGTCGATCCCGCCTGGAAGGCGGAAGATGAGGCGGTCGTTGAATAG
- a CDS encoding DUF2905 family protein, producing the protein MDGGNGIGRLVIIGGLALAAVGVLLTLVERWPGFGAAFGWVGKLPGDLSMTRERFSLYVPIATSLVLSLLLSVVLYILSWLFRR; encoded by the coding sequence ATGGATGGCGGGAACGGGATCGGTCGCCTAGTGATCATCGGTGGACTTGCTCTGGCCGCCGTCGGAGTGCTGCTGACTCTGGTTGAAAGATGGCCCGGTTTCGGTGCGGCGTTCGGGTGGGTCGGTAAATTGCCCGGCGACCTCTCGATGACGCGAGAGCGGTTCAGTCTGTACGTTCCGATTGCAACCAGTCTTGTGCTCAGCCTTCTGCTGAGCGTCGTGTTGTATATCCTTTCATGGCTCTTTCGCCGCTGA
- the queA gene encoding tRNA preQ1(34) S-adenosylmethionine ribosyltransferase-isomerase QueA: MLLSEFDFPFDPALVADHPVIPRHDARLLVMERDSHARMHRRVVDLPSLLQPGDLIVVNNTRVMPARVPGRIRATKRLLDLLFVQDLGQGVWEVLIKGRFRPGAMIDFPGGGCGEIGERSQVRTTVKVTGVTSVYDLMHAAGTMPLPPYIKRPPSQEDQQWYQTMFAQQEGAIAAPTAGLHFTRELVQALTARGIELAQVTLHVGPGTFRSVKSDRIEEHRMLAEHVEVAAPTVEQICLAQTRGNRVVAVGTTVVRALETAGRGGRGIQPFQGPAELFITPGFEFQVIDALVTNFHLPRTTLLMLVSAFVGLEPLRAAYEEAVAERYRFYSYGDAMLIGKGVTAAT, translated from the coding sequence ATGCTGCTCAGCGAGTTCGATTTCCCATTTGATCCGGCGCTGGTGGCCGACCATCCGGTCATTCCACGCCATGATGCGCGGTTACTGGTCATGGAGCGCGACAGTCATGCACGGATGCACCGTCGGGTGGTGGATCTTCCGTCGCTTCTCCAGCCTGGGGATCTCATCGTGGTGAATAATACCAGGGTCATGCCCGCGCGGGTGCCGGGTCGGATTCGCGCTACCAAGAGACTGCTCGATCTGCTGTTTGTGCAGGATCTGGGGCAGGGCGTGTGGGAGGTGTTGATCAAAGGACGGTTCAGGCCGGGAGCCATGATTGATTTTCCGGGCGGCGGGTGCGGTGAAATTGGGGAGCGAAGTCAGGTCAGGACGACCGTGAAGGTGACGGGTGTGACAAGCGTCTATGACCTCATGCATGCCGCTGGTACGATGCCGCTTCCTCCCTATATCAAGCGCCCACCCTCGCAGGAGGATCAGCAGTGGTATCAGACCATGTTTGCTCAACAGGAGGGGGCGATAGCGGCACCGACTGCGGGACTTCATTTTACGCGTGAATTGGTGCAGGCCCTGACCGCCAGGGGCATTGAACTGGCGCAGGTGACGTTGCACGTGGGGCCCGGTACGTTTCGCAGTGTGAAGAGCGACCGGATTGAGGAGCACCGTATGCTGGCTGAGCACGTGGAGGTGGCCGCTCCCACTGTTGAGCAGATTTGCCTGGCGCAGACGCGAGGAAATCGGGTGGTGGCGGTCGGGACGACGGTCGTGCGCGCACTGGAAACGGCGGGGCGCGGCGGTCGCGGCATCCAGCCGTTTCAGGGGCCGGCCGAGTTATTCATCACCCCGGGGTTTGAGTTTCAGGTCATCGACGCGCTGGTGACAAACTTCCATCTGCCGCGGACGACGCTGCTCATGCTGGTATCTGCGTTTGTGGGACTTGAACCGCTTCGGGCCGCCTATGAGGAGGCGGTGGCTGAACGGTATCGGTTCTATAGTTACGGGGATGCGATGTTGATCGGAAAGGGAGTGACTGCCGCTACATAA
- a CDS encoding 2-isopropylmalate synthase encodes MTRMIRIFDTTLRDGEQSPGASMNVEEKLMIAKQLARLGVDIIEAGFAYSSPGDFEAVRRIAMEVEGPVVCSLARARPEDITRASEALTGAPRVRIHTFLSASDIHLKHQFRMTREEAKKRAVEMVQLARTYVDDVEFSPMDASRSDPAYLCEVIEAVIAAGAGTINIPDTVGYAVPQEFGGLIKRIKDTVSNSGQAVISVHCHNDLGMAVANSLAAVVAGAGQVECTINGIGERAGNTSLEEVVMGLRTRRDWYGADTKVVTEEISKTSRLVSKITGMVIQPNKAIVGANAFAHTSGIHQDGLLKDKTTYEIMRPESVGLEQVKLVMGKLSGRHAFRQRLEDLGYKLTEDEVNHAFERFKRLADQKKEIYEEDLEVIISEEVAKMSERVVLKSFQVESGTNRTPKATVELEIDGKLVSHNGTGDGPVDAVYRTIAAMTQTKSKLLMFGVNAITGGTDAQGEVSVRLEEDGRTVSGHGADTDIITAAARAYLNALNKLAYFAAKQAEGIHKVSLI; translated from the coding sequence ATGACGAGGATGATCAGAATATTCGACACGACGTTGCGGGACGGCGAGCAATCGCCGGGGGCAAGCATGAACGTCGAAGAGAAACTTATGATCGCCAAGCAGCTGGCGCGCCTCGGCGTGGATATTATTGAGGCCGGCTTTGCCTATAGTTCACCGGGAGACTTTGAGGCGGTGCGACGGATCGCGATGGAGGTCGAGGGGCCAGTCGTATGCAGCCTGGCGCGGGCACGGCCGGAAGACATCACCAGGGCCTCGGAGGCTTTGACGGGGGCGCCCCGGGTCCGTATCCACACCTTTCTCTCTGCGTCGGATATTCATTTGAAGCATCAGTTTCGCATGACGCGCGAAGAGGCGAAAAAACGGGCGGTGGAGATGGTGCAGTTGGCCCGTACCTACGTGGACGATGTGGAATTTTCCCCTATGGATGCGAGCCGCTCCGATCCGGCATACCTCTGTGAAGTGATCGAAGCGGTGATAGCCGCCGGGGCGGGAACGATCAATATTCCCGACACGGTGGGGTATGCCGTTCCGCAAGAGTTCGGTGGCCTGATCAAGCGAATTAAAGACACGGTATCGAACAGCGGCCAGGCGGTCATCTCCGTCCACTGCCATAACGATTTGGGCATGGCAGTTGCCAATAGTCTCGCCGCGGTGGTGGCGGGGGCCGGTCAGGTAGAATGCACCATCAACGGCATTGGCGAACGGGCCGGCAATACCTCGCTGGAAGAAGTTGTGATGGGCCTCCGGACGCGCAGGGATTGGTATGGGGCCGACACGAAGGTGGTGACGGAGGAGATCTCAAAAACCAGTCGCCTGGTGAGCAAGATTACCGGCATGGTCATCCAGCCCAACAAGGCGATCGTCGGCGCGAATGCCTTCGCTCATACGTCGGGCATTCATCAAGACGGGTTGCTGAAGGATAAGACCACCTATGAAATCATGCGGCCGGAATCGGTGGGGTTGGAGCAGGTCAAATTAGTGATGGGCAAGTTGTCAGGGCGCCACGCGTTCAGACAACGTCTTGAAGACCTGGGCTACAAGCTGACAGAAGATGAGGTCAATCACGCCTTTGAACGCTTCAAGCGGCTGGCGGACCAGAAAAAGGAAATTTATGAGGAGGACCTCGAGGTCATTATCTCCGAAGAAGTGGCGAAGATGTCCGAACGGGTTGTCTTGAAGTCGTTTCAGGTCGAAAGTGGAACGAATCGGACGCCGAAAGCCACGGTCGAATTGGAGATTGATGGAAAGTTGGTCTCTCACAACGGAACTGGCGATGGACCGGTGGATGCGGTTTATCGGACGATTGCCGCGATGACGCAGACGAAGAGCAAGTTGTTGATGTTCGGGGTCAATGCCATTACGGGTGGAACGGATGCGCAAGGAGAAGTATCGGTGCGGCTCGAAGAAGATGGCCGAACAGTCTCCGGCCACGGCGCCGATACGGATATCATCACCGCGGCGGCGAGGGCCTATCTGAATGCACTCAACAAGCTCGCCTATTTTGCAGCCAAGCAGGCCGAGGGGATTCACAAGGTCAGCTTGATTTGA
- the mrdA gene encoding penicillin-binding protein 2, whose product MATVGFNDSDLLDLQRRLVILRVGLLLVVALLALRLWHLQIREGPYYRDLSENNRTRSVVLEPARGLIFDRNGVLLANNVPSFALYVTLEDVKDRQALVAQLASLLSLDQDVIQKKLSTGKGGKLQPRKVRDRLTLREATLIESHRLDLPGVMIQVESQRNYPAGGVAAHLLGYVGEVSADQLEKPDFADLHQGSIVGQYGVEKWFDRQVRGRAGEKSVEVDALGHEKRAIVSDKPLAGDDLYLTIDAKLQKVAEDLLGEESGAIVALDPTNGDVLAMASRPGFDPNVLSKELTNKQWIEIVQDERRPLNNRATQGQYPPGSTFKVVMAAAALESNTVTPSTMVRCNGGYQFGNRLFRDWKQGGHGSVDMNEALIHSCDVYFYTVGQRMGIDTIAEYAKQFGLGQETGVELPSERVGIVPSTAWKQKARNQPWYPGETISAAIGQGYVTVTPLQMASVIGTVANDGVSIKPRLVQAVMNRTTGERAEFPPTVRGKVAVKPATLALIKAALADVVTKGTATRAKSPLVTIGGKTGTAQTAALRTGPEKDIPKRLRDHAWFVAFAPVEAPRIAVAVLAEHMGHGGSAAAPLAKDVIEAYVKAYPQVLQGAPANGRAKPPAVPVDARPKT is encoded by the coding sequence ATGGCGACGGTAGGATTCAACGATTCCGATCTCCTGGATCTTCAGCGGCGGTTGGTCATTCTGCGTGTGGGCCTGCTGCTGGTCGTGGCATTGCTTGCCTTGCGCCTGTGGCATCTCCAGATTCGGGAAGGCCCCTACTATCGAGATCTGTCTGAGAATAACCGGACGCGTTCCGTGGTCCTTGAGCCGGCGCGTGGTTTGATTTTCGACCGGAACGGCGTGTTGCTGGCGAACAATGTGCCGAGTTTTGCCTTGTATGTGACACTTGAAGACGTCAAAGATCGTCAGGCGTTAGTGGCGCAACTGGCTTCGCTCCTCAGCCTCGACCAGGACGTAATCCAGAAAAAACTGTCGACTGGAAAGGGCGGGAAATTGCAGCCCCGTAAGGTCAGGGACCGGCTCACGTTGCGCGAGGCCACACTGATCGAGTCCCACCGGTTGGATTTGCCCGGCGTGATGATCCAGGTCGAGTCGCAGCGGAACTATCCTGCGGGAGGTGTTGCGGCGCACTTGTTAGGGTATGTCGGGGAAGTGTCTGCTGATCAACTCGAAAAGCCGGATTTCGCGGATCTGCATCAGGGCAGCATCGTCGGACAGTATGGCGTAGAAAAATGGTTCGACCGACAGGTACGCGGTCGCGCGGGGGAAAAGAGTGTCGAAGTGGACGCGCTCGGCCATGAAAAGCGTGCCATTGTGTCGGACAAACCTCTCGCGGGTGATGACCTCTACTTGACGATCGATGCCAAACTACAGAAGGTTGCCGAGGACCTGTTGGGTGAGGAATCAGGCGCCATCGTGGCGCTGGATCCGACGAATGGCGATGTGTTGGCCATGGCCAGCCGCCCAGGCTTCGACCCGAACGTGTTGTCGAAAGAATTAACGAACAAGCAATGGATTGAAATCGTTCAGGATGAACGGCGGCCGCTGAACAATCGAGCGACCCAAGGTCAATATCCCCCGGGATCGACATTCAAGGTCGTTATGGCGGCGGCCGCTCTCGAATCCAACACCGTGACGCCCTCGACGATGGTGCGATGCAACGGCGGCTATCAATTCGGCAATCGATTGTTCCGCGACTGGAAACAAGGGGGGCATGGTTCAGTTGACATGAATGAGGCCTTGATACACTCCTGCGACGTGTATTTTTATACGGTCGGGCAGCGCATGGGCATCGACACGATTGCCGAATATGCGAAGCAATTTGGACTCGGGCAGGAGACGGGAGTCGAGTTGCCATCGGAACGTGTGGGCATCGTTCCATCTACCGCCTGGAAACAGAAGGCGCGAAATCAGCCCTGGTATCCGGGGGAAACCATATCCGCCGCGATCGGACAAGGGTATGTCACGGTGACGCCCTTGCAGATGGCCAGTGTGATCGGAACGGTGGCGAACGACGGAGTGTCGATCAAACCGCGCCTGGTGCAGGCCGTGATGAATCGCACGACGGGAGAACGGGCGGAGTTTCCGCCTACGGTGCGAGGGAAAGTGGCGGTCAAGCCGGCGACGCTTGCGCTCATCAAGGCAGCGCTAGCCGATGTGGTGACAAAAGGAACGGCGACACGAGCGAAGTCCCCGTTGGTGACGATCGGAGGGAAAACCGGCACCGCTCAGACGGCGGCGTTACGTACGGGACCCGAGAAGGACATTCCGAAGAGATTACGTGACCATGCTTGGTTTGTGGCGTTTGCTCCGGTCGAGGCGCCGCGGATTGCTGTGGCTGTTTTGGCCGAGCACATGGGCCATGGTGGGTCGGCTGCTGCGCCCCTGGCAAAGGATGTCATTGAAGCCTATGTGAAAGCCTATCCCCAGGTGCTGCAGGGGGCTCCGGCAAATGGGCGAGCCAAGCCGCCTGCTGTGCCGGTGGATGCGCGGCCGAAGACGTGA
- a CDS encoding MreB/Mrl family cell shape determining protein: protein MFGWFSNDLAIDLGTATTLVYVQGKGIVLNEPSVVAVEKKTERVMAVGADAKRMLGRTPGNILAVRPMKEGVIADFEKAEAMLSHFIQKAHNRTAFVRPRIIIGVPSRITQVEQRAVRDSAELAGAREVYLIEEPVAAAIGAGLPITEPSGNMVVDIGGGTTDIAVISLGGIVYSESVKVAGDRMDDAIMNYIKKKYNLLIGEHMAERIKFEIGSAYPFEERKTMMIKGRDLISGIPRTLVVDDAEVREALQEPIGTIVNAIKVALENTPPELAGDIIDRGIVLTGGGSLLKGMDTRFREETNLPIITVDDPLTSVVLGVGKILDELDLLRKVSVMSQCSTSR from the coding sequence ATGTTCGGGTGGTTCTCCAACGATCTGGCGATCGATTTGGGGACGGCGACAACTCTCGTATACGTCCAGGGGAAGGGCATTGTCCTCAACGAACCGTCCGTGGTCGCCGTAGAAAAAAAGACGGAACGTGTCATGGCGGTCGGCGCCGACGCGAAGCGCATGTTGGGGCGCACCCCGGGGAACATTCTCGCGGTACGTCCGATGAAGGAAGGGGTGATCGCCGATTTTGAAAAAGCCGAGGCGATGTTGAGCCACTTCATTCAGAAGGCGCACAACCGCACGGCCTTTGTGCGACCGCGCATCATCATCGGAGTGCCGTCCCGGATTACGCAGGTGGAGCAGCGGGCGGTCCGTGATTCTGCCGAACTTGCCGGTGCGCGCGAAGTGTATTTGATCGAAGAGCCGGTGGCGGCGGCCATCGGCGCAGGACTGCCGATTACCGAACCCTCGGGGAATATGGTGGTGGACATCGGCGGCGGCACGACCGACATCGCGGTCATCTCGTTGGGTGGCATTGTCTATAGCGAGTCGGTCAAGGTGGCCGGCGACCGGATGGACGACGCCATCATGAACTATATTAAGAAGAAGTATAATCTGCTCATCGGAGAGCATATGGCCGAGCGCATCAAGTTCGAGATCGGGTCGGCCTATCCCTTCGAAGAGCGGAAGACCATGATGATCAAGGGTCGCGATTTGATCTCAGGCATCCCCCGCACGCTGGTGGTGGATGATGCCGAAGTCAGGGAAGCGTTGCAGGAACCCATTGGGACCATCGTCAATGCCATCAAGGTGGCGCTTGAAAACACGCCGCCCGAATTGGCCGGAGACATCATCGATCGCGGTATCGTACTGACTGGCGGCGGATCCTTGCTGAAGGGAATGGACACTCGGTTTCGTGAAGAAACCAATCTTCCGATCATTACGGTCGATGACCCGCTGACCTCGGTGGTCCTGGGGGTCGGGAAGATTCTGGATGAGTTGGACCTCCTTCGCAAGGTATCGGTTATGTCGCAGTGCAGTACCTCTCGATGA